A single Nicotiana tabacum cultivar K326 chromosome 5, ASM71507v2, whole genome shotgun sequence DNA region contains:
- the LOC142180762 gene encoding serine/threonine-protein phosphatase 7 long form homolog gives MDLPPMHPGPAEDQILVLQGDHRSSYVWEGHLLDQTLRARRPDDLWDFLRQRHFHPHVVERLEATGFLTIFRIGQMQIDWSLITALIERWRPEMHTFHLPTGEATITLEDVHVLYGLRVDGLTVALP, from the coding sequence atggacttgCCGCCTATGCATCCTGGACCAGCCGAGGATCAGATATTAGTGTTGCAGGGCGACCATAGGTCCTCCTATGTATGGGAGGGACATCTATTGGATCAGACTCTCCGCGCCAGGAGACCTGACGATTTGTGGGACTTCTTGAGGCAGAGACATTTCCATCCCCACGTAGTCGAGCGCCTAGAGGCTACGGGCTTCCTTACGATTTTTCGGATTGGGCAGATGCAGATCGATTGGTCTCTCATCACGGcattgatagagcggtggcgaccggagatgcACACTTTTCATTTGCCCACtggagaggccaccatcacgcttgAGGATGTTCATGTTTTGTATGGTCTGCGTGTAGATGGACTGACCGTTGCACTGCCCTAG
- the LOC107825642 gene encoding transcription factor bHLH153 — MLQHKRSPISLEHSTSLTSLTPKRLKADMSISSKEKKEKFGERIVALQQLVSPYGKTDTASVLFEAMGYIKFLHEQVKVLSAPYLGSMPMSKTQESQPCSLRSKGLCLVPASYTVGVVSSNGADIWAPIKTSQKF; from the exons ATGCTGCAACACAAAAGAAGCCCTATTTCCCTTGAGCATAGCACCAGCCTCACATCTCTTACACCAAAACGACTTAAGGCCGATATGTCTATTTCCTCCAAG gagaagaaggagaagtttGGCGAACGAATAGTAGCTCTCCAGCAGCTGGTGTCACCATATGGCAAG ACAGATACGGCTTCTGTTCTTTTTGAAGCAATGGGATACATAAAATTCCTCCATGAACAAGTGAAG GTGTTGAGCGCACCATACCTCGGAAGTATGCCAATGTCTAAGACACAG GAATCACAACCTTGCAGCTTGAGAAGCAAAGGCTTATGTCTTGTGCCAGCTTCATATACCGTTGGAGTAGTCAGCAGCAATGGTGCTGATATTTGGGCTCCCATTAAGACCTCACAAAAGTTCTAG